In the genome of Leishmania braziliensis MHOM/BR/75/M2904 contig, possible fusion of chromosomes 20 and 34, one region contains:
- a CDS encoding putative amastin-like surface protein: MEWTIPLLVYVVVQFIAFLLVLVATPLDMFRFKPQNPNFPGCLTLWGFTNSCGSVLYDSTLFEVWEGCPHHLSGFHAAEAFAIISILVYGAAFVLGVIMLFCCSILLWVCLGLNILGAITVCIVWATIVGTFFNGEGDICPDLQSISNYGAGFGLFLAAWVLDILNIFVLLLSICTTVTTESGQVEQTEGKL; encoded by the coding sequence ATGGAGTGGACTATCCCGCTGTTAGTCTACGTGGTGGTTCAGTTCATCGCGTTCTtgttggtgctggtggcgacgccgctggaCATGTTTCGCTTCAAACCACAGAACCCGAATTTCCCAGGCTGTTTGACGTTGTGGGGATTCACGAACTCGTGCGGCAGTGTACTTTACGACAGTACTCTGTTCGAGGTGTGGGAAGGCTGCCCCCATCACCTGAGTGGCTTCCATGCAGCTGAGGCATTCGCTATTATCTCCATCCTCGTGTACGGCGCAGCGTTCGTCTTGGGCGTTATTATGCTGTTTTGCTGCTCCATCTTACTCTGGGTATGCCTGGGGCTTAACATTCTGGGTGCCATCACCGTGTGCATTGTCTGGGCTACCATTGTGGGGACATTTTTTAACGGTGAAGGTGACATATGTCCAGACCTTCAGAGTATAAGTAACTATGGTGCTGGCTTCGGTCTCTTCTTGGCAGCCTGGGTACTGGATATCCTCAACATCTTCGTCTTGTTGCTGTCAATCTGCACTACAGTTACCACTGAAAGTGGCCAGGTGGAGCAAACGGAGGGAAAACTAT